Proteins co-encoded in one Scomber scombrus chromosome 14, fScoSco1.1, whole genome shotgun sequence genomic window:
- the mrps17 gene encoding 28S ribosomal protein S17, mitochondrial — MSAKHVSIHAKWIIGKVIGTKMFKTAKVRVTRLVLDPYLLKFYNKRKTYFAHDALRQCTVGDVVLLKALPEPRSKHVKHELVEIVYKVGRVVDPLTGKRVAGTEFVETLPDLPHSAEETTLLEKLQELNIGAAASAADSSHAEKPTSC; from the exons ATGTCGGCAAAGCATGTATCAATTCATGCCAAATGGATCATCGGTAAAGTCATCGGCACCAAGATGTTCAAGACTGCTAAAGTGAGAGTCACGAGGCTGGTGCTGGACCCATACCTGCTTAAG TTCTACAACAAGAGGAAGACCTACTTCGCCCATGATGCTTTGCGACAGTGCACTGTGGGAGACGTCGTCCTTCTCAAGGCTCTTCCTGAGCCGAGGTCCAAACACGTGAAGCATGAACTGGTTGAGATAGTGTATAAAGTCGGCCGGGTAGTCGACCCTCTGACGGGAAAGAGAGTTGCAGGAACTGAGTTTGTGGAGACTCTGCCCGACCTTCCACACAGCGCGGAGGAGACGACGTTATTAGAAAAACTGCAGGAGCTGAACATCGGTGCCGCCGCCAGTGCAGCTGATTCCTCACATGCAGAGAAACCAacttcatgttaa
- the cct6a gene encoding T-complex protein 1 subunit zeta, whose protein sequence is MAAVKALNPKAEVARAQAALAVNISAARGLQDVLRTNLGPKGTMKMLVSGAGDIKLTKDGNVLLHEMQIQHPTASLIAKVATAQDDITGDGTTSNVLIIGELLKQADLYVSEGLHPRIIAEGFEAAKEKALAVLEEVKVTREMDRETLINVARTSLRTKVHMELADLLTEAVVDAVLAITKPNEPIDLYMVEIMEMRHKTDCDTQLIRGMVLDHGARHPDMKKRVEDAFVLTCNVSLEYEKTEVNSGFFYKSAEEREKFVAAERKFIEERVQKIIALKDKVCPDGEKGFVVINQKGIDPYSLDALAKEGIVALRRAKRRNMERLTLACGGIAMNSVDDLTPECLGHAGLVYEHTLGEEKYTFIEKCGNPRSVTLLVKGPNKHTLTQIKDAVRDGLRAVKNAIEDGSVVSGGGALEVALADALVKHKPNVKGRAQLGVQAFADALLVIPKVLAQNSGYDPQETVLKLQTEYKESGQLVGVDLSTGEPMVAGEAGVWDNYSVKKQLLHSCTVIASNILLVDEIMRAGMSSLKG, encoded by the exons ATGGCTGCCGTCAAAGCTCTCAATCCTAAAGCAGAGGTGGCCCGTGCCCAGGCCGCTCTGGCTGTGAACATCAGTGCGGCTCGGGGGCTCCAGGATGTGCTGAGGACGAACCTGGGACCAAAGGGGACCATGAAGAT GCTGGTGTCTGGTGCAGGAGACATAAAGCTGACCAAAGATGGCAACGTCTTGTTACACGAGATG CAAATTCAGCACCCAACAGCGTCGCTTATTGCTAAGGTAGCTACAGCACAGGATGACATCACCGGAGATGGCACCACCTCCAACGTCCTCATCATTGGTGAACTGCTGAAGCAGGCTGACCTCTACGTGTCAGag GGTCTTCACCCAAGAATCATTGCTGAGGGCTTTGAGGCGGCAAAAGAGAAAGCATTGGCTGTTCTGGAGGAGGTGAAAGTGACTCGGGAAATGGACAGAGAGACCCTCATCAACGTAGCACGCACCTCCCTCAGGACCAAGGTCCACATGGAGCTGGCAGACCTGCTTACTGAG GCTGTTGTAGATGCCGTGCTGGCCATCACTAAGCCCAACGAACCCATCGACTTGTACATGGTGGAAATCATGGAGATGAGGCACAAGACCGACTGTGACACACA GCTGATCAGAGGTATGGTGTTGGACCACGGTGCCCGACACCCAGACATGAAGAAGAGGGTGGAGGACGCCTTTGTGCTGACCTGCAACGTCTCTTTGGAGTACGAAAAGACAGAGGTCAACTCCGGCTTCTTCTACAAGAGCGCCGAGGAGAGGGAGAAGTTTGTGGCTGCAGAAAGGAAGTTCATCGAGGAACGCGTGCAGAAGATCATCGCCCTGAAGGACAAAGTCTGTCCCGATGGGGAGAAGGGATTTGTTGTCATTAACCAGAAG gGGATTGACCCGTACTCCCTGGATGCCCTTGCCAAGGAAGGCATTGTAGCTCTCCGCAGGGCGAAGAGGAGGAACATGGAGAG GCTCACCCTCGCTTGCGGTGGCATCGCCATGAATTCAGTTGATGACCTCACACCTGAGTGTTTGGGACACGCTGGGCTGGTCTACGAGCACACGCTG GGAGAGGAGAAGTACACGTTCATTGAGAAGTGTGGGAACCCTCGCTCAGTCACTCTTCTGGTGAAGGGACCCAAcaaacacaccctcacacaGATCAAAGACGCTGTACGGGACGGTCTGCGTGCAGTCAAGAACGCCATTGAAGATG GTAGTGTCGTGTCTGGCGGTGGTGCCTTAGAGGTGGCTTTGGCCGACGCTCTGGTAAAACACAAGCCCAACGTGAAAGGCCGAGCCCAGCTGGGAGTCCAGGCATTTGCAGATGCTCTCTTAGTCATTCCCAAG GTTTTGGCCCAGAACTCTGGCTATGACCCACAGGAAACTGTGctgaagctgcagacagagtaCAAAGAGTCTGGTCAGCTAGTCGGAGTCGATCTCAGCACAG GAGAGCCCATGGTAGCAGGAGAAGCCGGTGTGTGGGATAATTACAGCGTCAAGAAACAGCTCCTTCATTCATG cACGGTGATCGCCAGCAACATCCTGTTGGTGGATGAGATCATGCGAGCTGGAATGTCTTCTCTCAAAGGTTAA
- the LOC133994590 gene encoding LOW QUALITY PROTEIN: protein NipSnap homolog 2-like (The sequence of the model RefSeq protein was modified relative to this genomic sequence to represent the inferred CDS: deleted 2 bases in 2 codons) — translation MATRVLHRVSSGLRDTRHGLHATGQAMVVARSLSATREDSWFKSLFVRKVDPRKDAHSHLLAKKEDSNLYKIQFHSVKPECLDAYNELNAGILHSIHEDPEYPCELVGTWNTWYGEQDQAVHLWRYRGGYPALTEVMNKLRLNKTFMDYRHERGKMLLSRRNQLLLEFSFWNEPVPRPGPNIYELRSYQLRPGTMIEWGNYWARAIRIRQQNHEAVGGFFSQIGSLYTVHHLWAYKDLQSRDETRNAAWQRDGWDKVVYYTVPLIQHMDSRIMIPMKDSPLK, via the exons ATGGCGACCCGAGTCCTTCACAGAGTCAGCAGCGGCCTCAGAGACACGAGACATGGGCTTCACGCGACCGGACAGGCCATGGTGGTTGCAAG GAGCCTTTCTGCTACCAGAGAAGACAGCTGGTTCAAGTCTCTCTTTGTTAGAAAGGTCGACCCCAGAAAAGACGCTCACTCTCATCTGCTCGCTAAAAAGGAAGACAGCAATCTGTACAAAATAcagt tTCACAGTGTGAAGCCTGAGTGCCTTGATGCCTACAATGAACTTAA TGCGGGCATCTTGCACTCCATCCACGAGGACCCTGAATACCCGTGTGAGCTGGTGGGCACCTGGAACACGTGGTACGGAGAGCAGGATCAGGCAG TTCACCTGTGGAGATATCGGGGAGGATACCCTGCTCTCACCGAAGTCATGAACAAACTCAGGCTGAATAAG ACGTTTATGGACTACAGACACGAGAGAGGGAAGATGCTGCTGTCTCGTAGGAACCAGCTGCTGCTGGAGTTCAGTTTCTGGAATGAACCCGTCCCTCGTCCAGGACCCAACATCTACGAGCTCCGATCATACCAACTCAGg CCAGGAACGATGATCGAGTGGGGAAACTACTG GGCGCGCGCTATT AGAATCCGCCAGCAGAACCACGAGGCGGTGGGAGGCTTTTTCTCACAGATTGGGAGTCTGTACACGGTTCATCACCTATGGG cttACAAAGATCTTCAGTCCAGAGAT GAAACCAGAAATGCAGCCTGGCAGCGTGATGGCTGGGATAAGGTCGTTTATTACACAG TCCCTCTTATTCAGCACATGGATTCTAGGATAATGATTCCCATGAAGGACTCGCCCTTGAAGTAA